The following are encoded in a window of Carya illinoinensis cultivar Pawnee chromosome 15, C.illinoinensisPawnee_v1, whole genome shotgun sequence genomic DNA:
- the LOC122297565 gene encoding uncharacterized protein LOC122297565, giving the protein MESLSSKKKARLPTAMSQQVEAVIKESKVAFNCDPQQSVKKESLTYFEVVKYAYKHFHNTLVGLVVDLTGRHDRHASRSFFCNLAAEDALKVLEVELNFIYEILYTKVYVVHSLTGYIFRLLTILSVWASLAIFCLDCKQGLDKFDIGITYTLLIFASSLETIALFNLIFSDWITASLDQEKTNPCVWTIFDKYLKIRRSRWATYMDVSGNKFDKRATSVLFRRWSESVAGFNLITYCLRQLPKNSHGENKYCLGISKITTNLLDYIRRICRQYVVEPLGAQDFLDELKYASKNPFTEDLWRLIFYELHGQSGKVEEPENTGKMSSARGAYVLEEYRNKATGGDVVLFETLKTDYIENVTFDESLLLWHIATELCYHGSEVDHDKFISKLLSDYMLYLLVMKPTMMSAVTGIGQIRYRDTCAEAERFFRNKGLGPNDRENVACENLLAVNTEVKPIYVKGDKSKSVLFDACMLAKELQKLEKTKWKVISEVWVEMLAYASNHCKPDAHTEQVSRGGQLINLVWLLMAHFGLAKQFVFSTTFGPAKLIVGK; this is encoded by the coding sequence AGGTGGTGAAATATGCTTACAAACACTTCCATAATACCTTAGTGGGGCTCGTTGTTGATCTCACCGGCCGGCATGATCGACATGCGAGCCGATCATTTTTCTGCAATTTAGCTGCTGAAGATGCGCTTAAAGTGTTGGAGGTTGAACTCAATTTCATCTACGAAATTCTCTATACCAAGGTATATGTAGTGCATAGTCTCACAGGATACATTTTCCGCCTGCTAACCATTCTTTCAGTTTGGGCGTCCCTAGCGATCTTTTGTTTAGATTGCAAGCAAGGTTTAGATAAGTTTGATATTGGAATCACCTACACCCTGCTAATCTTTGCATCGAGCCTAGAGACAATAGCACTCTTCAACCTCATTTTCTCGGATTGGATAACAGCTTCTCTCGACCAGGAAAAAACAAATCCATGTGTCTGGACCATCTTCGacaaatatctcaaaattaGAAGGTCAAGGTGGGCTACATACATGGATGTTTCTGGCAACAAGTTTGATAAGAGAGCTACATCAGTATTATTTCGCAGGTGGTCTGAATCTGTGGCAGGATTTAATTTGATAACATACTGCCTCCGGCAACTTCCGAAAAATTCCCATGGAGAAAACAAGTACTGCCTTGGCATTTCTAAGATCACTACTAATTTATTGGACTATATACGGAGAATTTGTCGCCAATATGTGGTTGAACCATTGGGTGCTCAGGATTTTCTAGATGAGTTGAAATATGCATCCAAAAACCCCTTCACAGAAGATCTATGGAGATTAATCTTTTACGAACTACATGGGCAATCTGGAAAGGTAGAGGAACCTGAAAATACTGGGAAGATGAGTTCAGCTAGAGGTGCTTACGTTCTCGAAGAATACAGAAACAAGGCCACAGGCGGGGATGTAGTACTTTTTGAAACACTAAAAACAGATTATATTGAAAATGTTACCTTTGATGAGAGCCTTCTGCTTTGGCACATTGCTACTGAACTCTGCTATCATGGAAGTGAAGTCGATCACGATAAATTCATCAGTAAGCTCCTTTCAGATTACATGCTATATCTCTTAGTGATGAAACCTACTATGATGTCTGCTGTGACAGGTATTGGGCAAATTAGATATAGAGATACGTGTGCTGAGGCTGAAAGATTCTTTCGCAACAAGGGACTAGGACCAAACGATAGGGAAAATGTTGCTTGCGAAAACCTCCTTGCTGTGAATACAGAGGTTAAACCTATTTATGTAAAGGGAGATAAAAGCAAGTCTGTATTGtttgatgcatgcatgctagcCAAAGAGCTTCAAAAATTGGAGAAGACGAAATGGAAGGTAATCAGCGAAGTGTGGGTGGAAATGTTGGCATATGCATCGAATCATTGCAAACCAGATGCCCATACTGAGCAAGTAAGTAGAGGTGGACAGCTTATTAatcttgtttggttgttgatgGCTCATTTTGGCCTCGCTAAGCAGTTTGTATTCAGTACTACTTTTGGCCCTGCAAAATTGATTGTGGGCAAGTAA